The genomic region atatagttcatttgacgtctaggtgtatatatgtgtgaccccaaaggctcaaatgaatttagcaaTATAGTTatttgttgtaccttgcacattaatcttaCACTCTTGACATGGAGGCTACTTTCATGTCTTTTAGAACTGGGTGTTCACCATTTTTAATGTGTAAGCTTTCAGTGAGGTGGACATGTAAAGTAATATAAAGACCCTGAGATCCGATGTGAAGAATTAGTCGAAGGAAAGGAGCATAGAGACTTGATTTCTATATTAGTCAAACGCACTCACTCTAACTGTGTATCGTTAATTGAGAAATGACAACAAGTGACGTCGATATCACTTTTGTTCACAGACTATCGAAAGGAACCTCATGGAGAAGTTCCAGGCCTCACCAGCCCTCCTATTGATTTATTTAGGGGATGTGATGTAAAATAAGGATTTGTCGTCTAAAGATGGTCAAAATGCTACGACTTGCTTATACTCTTGCGAGCAAGGCTATAAGCGATTCTCTTAGTTAGCATGCCCGGCGAATCAAAAAGTCACTGTGGTTACAGACTGGGTCTGTTTTTTATTAGACTAATAACCTTCCATATAAGAAACATGCATAGATTTGATTCAGAGAAGAGACTATTTCTTATAAGAACATGGCAAGCTAAGTGAAGTCATGACGTTTGTAGTGGATTGAGTCAGATCTAGAATCATCAGAATGCATCAAGTTAACGTCTTCAATTACATTACGACGTTTCAATGTTTTAATGATTCACTAGCGTCGAGCTGTGTGAATCCACGAGGGTCTTTTCGGTTCAATTGTTCTTGTTGTTTGTATTCATTAGTCTATTTTCAATGTTGCAAGGCTAGATCAAGTATAACATCTATGTTGATCACCTGTATAGGTTTATTTTAGACTATAGTGTATTTGATCAAGTATATCGTTGAATCTACTTCTACTTGAATAAATCGCGACTTACTTGTAATTATTTTAGATACTCGGATTTAGTTAATCCAatttatgtttttttttctttttcgttaaAAGATATATGTAGTATACAAATTACAGCTAGCCCCGTGCTTCGAGTCTTCAACATCTTAGATCTCGTACGCACCCGTTTAACCCCTTTGAACACCTTCCGGTCCATTTTCCGCCGTCATCGCAAATAAACCCCTCCACCGCCACTCTCCACCACCATCCGCCGTCACCTCAAACCCTACTTACAACTACAATCTACTTCCTACATATGGTATGTACACTCAAACCTGCTCAATCCTTTACTCATTATCTTACTCTATTCATATCATTACATAGTTGTTATCAAAGTTAATCGTGGTCAATTCACAATTGACCCGATTAACAACAAAAAAAACATAGAATCTAGCTCTTTTCATGTTCTCAATTGCTCAATTAGGTCATAAATTTGTTCAAGGTATATCTGGTTTTTGCTGTATCTCACGTTCCTTATGTAGCAATACCAGTAGCTTCACTTTAGGGTTTCGAAAACTCGAAAAATACCTAATTGGTTATCGTAAATGCTCGAATACTCGTAATCATACTCATACTCATTCTGTATTAAACGAAAACCTAGAATACGATTACATTGATTCCGTTGGTAACACGAGTACAAGCGGAAGATACAATGATTGTGATGATGATtacgataatgatgatgacgataatAGTAACGATGATTACGAACAAACTGTATTTGATAGAGCTAGTTTTATAAGAAATGCGAAAATTTGTGCGAGCAAAGCGTTAAAGGTTTTACAGCAAGACGGGCCTGGTTTTGATACGAAGTCAGCTTTAGATAATTTAGAAGTTAAAGTATCGGGTTTGTTCGTTAGGGAAGTACTTATAGGAATTTTGAAGAACGTGAATAATGCGAATAAGGAACGGTGTGCGAAGCTTGGGTATAAGTTTTTCGTATGGTCTGGTGAAAAAGAGGCTTACAATCACACAATTAATACATACCATTTAATAATGCAAATATTTGCAGAAGCAGAGGAATATAAAGCAATGTGGAGGTTAGTTGATGAGATGACCGAAAAAGGACATAAAGTTACTTCGAGAACTTTTAATATCTTGATTTGTACGTGTGGTGAGGCAGGTGTAGCTAAAAAAGTTGTGGAGAGGTTTATAAAATCAAAGTCGTTTAATTTCAGACCGTATAAGCATTCTTATAACGCGATTTTGCATACCCTTTTTTCTGTTAATCAGTATCAACTAATTGAATGGGTGTATCAGCAGATGTTGACTGCTGATTTTGCACCAGATGCGTTGACTTATAATATTGTAGTGTATACAAAATTTAGGTTGGGAAAATATGTTCAGTTTAAGAGATTGTTAGATGAAATGGGGAGAAATGGATATCCTCCCGATTTTCATACATGTAATATTTCTCTTCATTTATTTGGTAAAGTAAATAACCCAGCTGCAGCCGTTGACCTGTTGACCCGTATGAAAGAAGCTGGAATCGGGCCTAGTGTTCTTCATTTTACTACGTTGATAGATGGGTTAAGTCGAGCTGGAAATATTGATGCCTGCAAGTATTTTTTTAGAGAAATGATTAAATATGGATGTGAACCGGATGTTGTGTCGTATACTGTTATGATCACAGGGCATATTGAAAATGGACAATTGGATAAAGCAGAGGAATTGTTTTTGGATATGTTTGATAACGGAAGGATTCCTAATGTGTACACGTATAATGCAATGATCCGTGGGCTTTGTATGTCGGGGAAATTTGATTTTGCGTGTTCGATGCTTAAAGAAATGGAATCTAAAGGGTGTAATCCTAATTTTCTTGTATATAGTACACTTGTAAGCTATTTAAGGAAAGCTGGAAAGTTTTCTGAAGTTCAAGAGGTAATAAAACATATGGTGGAAAAGGGGCAGTATGGTCATTTACTTCATAAGATTAAACGATATCGGAGATGCTAATGTGGAAACCAACCTTGTAGAAGAGGCACCTAATTGTAGAAGTGCTGTGTAGTCCAGGTCAGTTATTTTCAGATGTTTTGAGGCATCTGTGTTGTAATAACTTTGCCCATcagttatattatttttaaaaaatttcatACTTAATCATGGTATTTACTTTTGACATATTTAAAGAAATGAAAAGTGCCAATTTTTAATCCACGTGTGGAATGTTCTTGTTGATCATTCATGCCTTTGTTACTGAATATTTGAAATGATAAGATTGGTGAATTGTGAGGGTTGAGTAACAGGTCTCTATGTGTTCGGAATGAAACTAGGCATTTTAGTCTGAGTTAAAACTGGTATGGTTGACTCGCAATTACTTTTTGCTATTGCTAACACTAACTATTAATGGATTAGCATGTTAGCTACAATTGTACTGAATAATTTTGGAGGTTGTACGCATTAATAATAGACTCTTGGCAGCTTTTAACCTGTTTGACCCTTTCTTCTTGTAATCGTCTTTTTTTCCTTTGCATTTATGCCCATTTGACTCATACGAGACTAAAGAATACAAATCGATCTAGAAAAAAAGTTACGTGCTTGAAATTGCATCTCTATTGAATGTTATGACACGCTGTATCTTAAGATGTTTTCCAGTATCCTTTTGCATGTCGATGTTTTGTACAGATTCAGCATTGCTCTAGCTGTGTATGTAAAACAAATTGAGCCCAAGGTGACACTGGAACTTCTTAAAAGGTTAGCAACTACCCTCTGTAGTTAAAAATGTTTTCACTTTTATATTGTTACATCACTCCTTTAAAGATTTGATATCATAGTTTCATTGTTGTGCACTTGTGCTTTCTTGTAATCAAATAATATGTAGTTGGCTTTATATGTAGTTAAAAAGCATATAAAGCTGATTCATGCTCATTGCACAATGTTACTTGACTATATTTAGTTTATTAGATTATTTATTACTCTGGTCAGACGTTGTATATGGATTATTTATTTCGAAATAATTGTTTTGTTATATGGCCTCTTCCCTTGAAAAACATGATCCATGGGTATGTTACATTTTGGAATTAACTTGATTTGGTAAAACGGGTAAATAGATAAGGTTTAGCTGTTCAGGTTTGCTCAGGGAGGTTTTTTTTTACGCAGATGTACAGTCTGACCGAGGTATACATGTGACCATTTCCGAGGCCACACCTAAGATATTTGAACGTGTGACCTCTTGTGAGGAAACAAGACACTGTACCGCTAGGTCATCTTGATGATGGTTAGAATTAACTTGATTGGGGACCTGATATATTTTGGTGCATCATGCCCTTGTTGTACAAGACACATAGATAGCTGGTATCTAGTCGTTAGACGGTATTTTAttttttcattgatgatatattgtggCCGTTGGCTCATGTTAATGGGGCAGTACTAAAATATAGTATAGTATATCTGACTCTTCATTTCTTTAAGTGGTTATTTGTCCATACAAacacaatatttaaatttcattttGATTTgataattgtaactataattatATCCATACACCTCACTTTGATGAGGTGTGACTTATTTTGTTGCTAGtgtttattttcttcttcttctacatATCTTATGGGATGGGACTAGGCACACTTCGTTTTCGAGGACTTATTATTAGCACGTGtttgacaaaaaaataaaataaaatatattctaTGCATAATCTGCAGTTTAATGGAGGCACGACGGTCCACATGATTAACAGTTTCCACTACCAAAATTAGGAACGTTTCTTGGCCATCTTTATATCCACTTCTCTTGGTAAGAAATACAGTCTTTACCCATGGTGAATCGATTTGATGATTGCAAATGTTTCGATTTATTTGCAAAATATAATACTGGAGTGACCTATGTTTGGCTATTTGTTATTTGGACTTTGAAGTGTAACTTGATAGGCTACTGATAAGGTAataattaaaattagtattagtatgTGATCGTGTGAGATGCAATTAcatcacatatatattattttgataAATGAATATTCTATTATGAACAGTCTGTTGTATACTTGGGCTGATAATTCACAACATAATTGACTAAAAATTTAATTAGATCATGTTAGAAAAATTAATAATAGTAAGGGAATATACCGTTTCAGAATTTTGTAAAAAACAGAGTATAATACAATATATACTATATTGACTTGATGCATGGAACATGGTGTCATTTCTGCTTTTAGGCGAGTCACTATCATGAGAAATTTGGGTATAGAAATCAATGGTCATAGATATTTGTTTATATTATCTAATTATTTGTTCAGCTTAAATAAATCTATTTGGCTTTTGGTGGTGGTATTAGTTGTACAGAATCGACACTTTTCAACTTATCTCGTCATGGTCCACCACCACTAAAAATGATCATGTTtgacaagcaatttttttttttttaaacagctaatttgggatcacccgagggggacttaaccacccgttgcgatcatctcccgttttgactatgccgatgcagtgatattaacccgccctctatcgctgcccgggaggaaaccttgaaccgattcaagggcacggccaagtaaaacccccctcccctttacccccaacaCAATGTGGATCACCCGatggggacttaaccacccattgcgatcatctcccgtatcggcatatcacccgagggggacttaaccacccgttgcgatcatctcccgtttcgactatgccgatgcagtgatattaacccgccctctatcgctgcccgggaggaaaccttgaaccgattcaagggcacggccaagtaaaacccccctcccctttacccccaacaCAATGTGgaaaaggtgccatgggtggatccTTACATGGCAGGGATAGAATTGCATTAATTGTTGCCCTGGAGTGGAGTCGAGCTCctgacctcaagtgtattagaggcaGGCCACTACCACTCAGGTACAACTGCAATCCTTGTTTGACAAGCAATTAATCATCTTCATTCATCATAATCCCCACAAATCCAATTTAACACGATGACTCAATTACTTTTTTATCAACTTAAAACCATGATAAAAGTTTGACAAGGTAATGTTTTGTGCCGTTGTCCATCTTTACTATATGCTGTCGAAAAGAACACATAGTCAAGAAACATGCCTAATAATTGTATATTTCCTGTCGAGTACACAGATGATACTTATTTTGTGGGTTTGTCGGAACTTTGAGAAAAGTAGCAGCAAAATGTGTTAGGTTTATGTAAAATGGATAAGCTTTTATCTGTTCACTGCTAACCGGCGTTTTCGACCCTCTTCCATGACCACCTAAGATATAAGCTTGAATCTGAGACCTCTTGTTACGATATTGAGATTCTATATTGGGATGGTTTGTTAGGTTTAAATAAGTTGGTGGCAATTAGTTAAGAAGATGAAAGTTAAATTAAAGACCCCACAAAAGAAATTTAAATATACAGACAGAAAATAACAAATAGATATAATAAATTAACATTCAAGATATAATTGGATTTGGTGGTACAGCTCAATGCTTGCAAATGAAGCTAAGTTATGACATGTTCATATGCAGATCATCTTTCAATGAGGAACTTAAACCTTAAAAATAACCACTCTAGATCTGCTCATG from Rutidosis leptorrhynchoides isolate AG116_Rl617_1_P2 chromosome 9, CSIRO_AGI_Rlap_v1, whole genome shotgun sequence harbors:
- the LOC139866443 gene encoding uncharacterized protein; protein product: MFSIAQLGHKFVQGISGFCCISRSLCSNTSSFTLGFRKLEKYLIGYRKCSNTRNHTHTHSVLNENLEYDYIDSVGNTSTSGRYNDCDDDYDNDDDDNSNDDYEQTVFDRASFIRNAKICASKALKVLQQDGPGFDTKSALDNLEVKVSGLFVREVLIGILKNVNNANKERCAKLGYKFFVWSGEKEAYNHTINTYHLIMQIFAEAEEYKAMWRLVDEMTEKGHKVTSRTFNILICTCGEAGVAKKVVERFIKSKSFNFRPYKHSYNAILHTLFSVNQYQLIEWVYQQMLTADFAPDALTYNIVVYTKFRLGKYVQFKRLLDEMGRNGYPPDFHTCNISLHLFGKVNNPAAAVDLLTRMKEAGIGPSVLHFTTLIDGLSRAGNIDACKYFFREMIKYGCEPDVVSYTVMITGHIENGQLDKAEELFLDMFDNGRIPNVYTYNAMIRGLCMSGKFDFACSMLKEMESKGCNPNFLVYSTLVSYLRKAGKFSEVQEVIKHMVEKGQYGHLLHKIKRYRRC